TTCTCCACGCTCAAATTATCAAATAGACACGTATAGTTCCCCATATCGAAACGTCAATGAAGTATTTTGTCAAATTAATTCATATGATCACTAGTTGTTTAGTTATAATGAATAATACGTCAATTTAACgatataaaaataacttGGTTACTAGTCAATAGAGGATAGTCATTTATTATCCcaacaaatataaatacTAGTCGATATACTTTAGTCGGTTCTTATTGCAACACAAAGTCCTTTATGTAATAAAATTATATCTGAAAAGTATGGAAAGTTAACTTGTTGTATTACGGGCTCGAGTAATACCAGGGTGTTTTGAAAATCCTAATATTTTCTCAGGGAAGTAACTTGTTTtcaaaacgacttatcaacttgattcacgggatgttacttatcctatatattatataagatatggtttatactaaatagtgAAATCGCggaatctcggatctaactaattgttcaggtaATTAcacatttgattagttcagcCAAGGGAGGTAAagttttaccttatgttgttcaatctgttcgtttcgttataagattgtttcatatgtgttttataaaCGTTTAGAGTGATATATTGTCGTACTAAGTTATGATATCCTGAGATAGAGAAAATAGTATGAAAAACTATCCGATATAGTGTAACGGCTATCACATCACGCTTTCACCGTGGAGACCGGGGTTCGACTCCCCGTATCGGAGTATTTTTTGGATTACTATCTTCAAGATAGGAAGAAGTAAATATTCTAACAATACAATTGGTATGGCTTATGGattaaaaaatttccatAAACCAGATTAAGTAGTTACACCCTCTAAACGGGTTATTGCTTTCTAAAAACTGTTTGATACACTAGAGAAAGTGCGTTTATTGTTACAGACCGAAAAATCGTTATGTTATTCTGCTTTCCCAAAAAACAGCTATATTACACATCGGCATTTTTAACACgttttttgaagaagcaagagtaaaagcaaagaaagGATAAACGTTCAACAGGAGAGGTACCTAATGTCTCGTAGATTTGATCTAAAAACAGTTACTGACCTTTCCGTTTTAGTCGGAACTGGGATAtcattatattatttaatAAGTCGCCTACTTAATGATGTCGAATCAGGACCATTATCCGGTAAATCAAAGGAATCAAAGGCCAAACAGACCCTACAATGGGAAAAGTTGGTTAAAAGGTCACCGGGATTAGCAGAAGTAACATTGGATGCATATGAAAGGACTATACTGTCATCTATCGTCACACCTGAGGAGATAAATATTACGTTTCAAGATATTGGTGGTTTAGACCCGCTTATTTCAGATTTACATGAAAGTGTTATATACCCGTTAATGATGCCTGAAGTGTATTCTAATAGTCCTTTGCTCCAAGCACCCAGTGGCGTCTTGTTACACGGGCCTCCAGGATGTGGTAAAACTATGTTGGCGAAAGCTTTGGCTAAAGAAAGTGGTGCTAACTTTATTTCAATAAGAATGTCATCTATTATGGACAAATGGTATGGTGAATCCAACAAAATAGTCGATGCAATGTTTTCATTAGCAAACAAGTTACAACCTTGTATAGTATTTATTGACGAGATTGATTCGTTTCTAAGAGAACGTTCTTCTACAGATCATGAAGTTACTGCAACTTTGAAAGCTGAGTTTATGACTCTATGGGATGGTTTATTGAATAATGGAAGGGTTATGATCATTGGTGCTACCAATCGGATAAATGACATAGATGATGCATTTTTGAGGAGATTGCCAAAGAGATTTCTTGTTTCGTTGCCTGGTTCTGACCAACGTTACAAAATATTGAGTGTTCTATTAAAAGATACAGCTCTTGATGAGGACGATTTCGATCTACAAGTGATTGCAGAGAATACCAAAGGTTTTTCGGGATCAGACCTAAAGGAGCTTTGTAGAGAAGCGGCCTTAGATGCAgcaaaagaatatataaaactgAAAAGGCAACTAATCGATAATGGTACAATAGATATTAATGATACTTCTTCTCTAAAGATAAGACCACTGAAAACGAAGgattttacaaaaaaattacgGCTGGATGTTGTGAACACATTGTCATCTCAACCTCTAGATTAGAGGAGACAAttgaaggaaagaaaaatgaaaagaaataagaataCCTTAAAGTGTGTATCTTATCTTATCACATATGCTAGATTAcacttattatatatgcAATATGTTTCTGTACATaacttcttttattttcaacacCATGGTAtgttttatattatttttctctcgCCGCTTTGTAATATGACCGCattattcttcaatgatCTCTGCAAGCAAGCGATGTaaagaagacaaaaataCACAACATTTAATAGTTACCAGGGACCTATGACAGTAACCGACAAAATGACTGATAATCCACCGCAAGAAGGACTAagtggaagaaaaataatatatgaCAAAGATGGGAAACCGTATGTTAGATTGTGCAAGAAAATTCAGATTCTACTTTCTCAATTTAAGCGTgtaatattttattaaCAAATCCTTTTTAGTTGCCGCTCATGCAATACCCTACTTGATTTCCAATATGTGACTGGCAAGATTTCTAAGGGTATAAAAAACCTTTCATCTAACGGAACCCTAGGAAACACAGCAGCCGTGACTGGTGCATCTTTAGATTTGATACCTGGCTCGAGGAcgtatcaaaaaattgatccTCCCGATGTAGAGAAATTAGGTCGAGCATCGTGGACGCTACTTCATTCTGCCGCCGCAAATTATCCTGCCAAACCTACAGATCAACAGAAAGGTGAAATGAAACaattcttgaatattttttcgCATATTTATCCTTGTAACTGGTGTGCTAAGGACtttgaaaagtatataaGAGAAAATGCTCCTCAGGTTGAATCGAGGGAAGAGCTTGGCAAATGGATGTGTGAAGCTCACAATAAGGTCAATGTGAAATTGAGAAAGCCTAAATTTGACTGTAATTTCTGGGAAAAAAGATGGAAGGACGGCTGGGACGAGTAAGCAATCCTGGAACCTTAGAGAAACATGAAAACGTTGAATCTATATATTGATTTATTACCATGTACATAATTATTCACGTATACTGTTTTAGGCCTCTACTACCAGTTACGTTCATTAAACACACGCTTTAGTCTCTTGACTATTTACGGACCTCTAGGGGCTCTCGATGTGTCGATGGTACCAAATTATTCTAAATGTAAAAGGATGCTTACTCAACTCTATGCCGAAAAATCTGATATTTTATGAGAATTCCTATGTTTATGGTTGTTCTCTCTAAACATTTACGCATTCGCactttttgttgaaagGCGCCAGTATTAAAGAATGTGGGGTTTACCTCGAAGGTAGCGCACAAGCTTTATTCTATCCATCTCTAGGGGCGCTAGAACCCACTTCCAATGAAACtagcaaaaaaatctccGCGACGGGGAATTGAACCCCGATCTGGCACGCGACAAGCGCCCATTCTGACCATTAAACTATCACGGATACAAAACTGCATGAGCAAGGTTTTACCACTTCACCTCATAACATCTTTGCTACCTTTAGTTTGGTCAGCTGTTGTCagtgttgataattagtagttttgTAAGcttattgttgttgttgataattagtagtttagtaagttgtaataattaagaatagtcgttccttcttaatctatataagagaggtatatatGAGAGCTtggcgaattttgagatgattgttgggattccattgtttgataaaggcaataatattaggtatatagatatactagaagttctcctcgaggatataggaatccaataaatggaactcgtaattctacataattctgtatatgcttttattgtcattttatatttgtcagtcattatcctattacattatcaatccttgcatttcagcttccacttatttcgatgaccgcttctcataacttatgtcatcttataacaccgtatatgataatgtactagtagtatgactactagttgatagacgatagttgattttcattccaacatacCACCCATAATGTAATAGATCTAATGAATCCATTTGTTTGTTAGTAGtttaaatgtttttattggAAGAGGTTTGGTTAATACGTCTgcaatattctttttagtcTCGATATAGCATACGTGCAAATTATTTCCTGATACTTCATCTCTGAGTCTCATTGCTTTAGTACCAAAAAATCTGTTTCtaaatttctcttcatttttggacATAACTATACTGATTGTAGATTTACTGTCAGTAAGTAATCCTTTAGTAATTGGTTTTTTGTTAAGTTCTTGTACGAGGTAACTTAGATTATTTAATAACGGAACAGATTCACTTATTGCGTGTATTTCTGCTTCTGTAGTCGAAGTACATGTCAATGAAGCCTTGGTGGACTTTCCTCCAATTACCTTTCCATTAAGTAGAAATACGTTGCCAATCTGTGATTTATAATACGGTTGATTGCCGTATGAGGCATCGCTTATAACAACTAAATTATTTGCTGGCTTAGTAGATTTGCTTTTGTGCCATATTAGTTGTCTATCTCTCGTATCCCATATGAACTGTATCAATTCATATGTCATATCTAACACTTGCTTGGATGGAAATAGTATATGTTGTGCAAGCGTGTTAATGTAATATAATAGGTCGAATCTAAACTTATATCCAACGTATGACGCTAGACCTATTAGTTTTTGCATTTCATGTACCTTCATTTTgtaatcatcttcttctagttcTAGCTCTTCCTGGTCTATGTAAAGGCCTGGTTGGCCTGGAGCAGCAAGTTTCTTTCCTTTAGGGTTCAAAGGTACGTTTATTTTGGGTAGTTTTTCAGTTAGAGAGTTTTCCATACCTAACTTCATGTAtttacctctcttatatttgatttctAATCCGAGAATGTCATATTgtatttcatcattatcctCACCTAGGTTTATAATCTTCGTATCATACTGTCTCTTAAGTTTTTCTATaactttcttatttgcATTTAAGTCCTTGCTAAATAATATcatatcatcaacaaataAGCAAATTGTCAATTGACTATTCTTAAATACACATGACCATCCACGAACTTCTTTCATATTACATTGTTGTATCAGATATGATTTAATAGTTTCATACCAGTTTGCACCACTTTGTTTCAAACCATAAAGTGATTTCCTCAAACGTATTAACTTGTTATTCATTCTCAAATGTGGTGGGGGTCTTATgtataattcttctttaatgtCTGCGTACAAGTACGCCGAGGATATATCTAATTGTGTAATAAAATAGTCATTGTCTAATGCTAGAGACAGAGATGTCATCAATGCATAATGGTGTACAGTGTTGGATTGCATACCTGAGTCATACGTATCGGGATGTTGAACGTCACCTCTTGCAACAAATCTAGCTTTATGAGTTCCGTCGCGTTTCTTGTTGAAGATAAACATTGAGTTTATTACCCTTTTAGGGTCTATATCTTCCCTGTCATAATATCTGTCTGTATCCCAAGTGTTCATTTTTAGTAGttgattgatttctttttgatatgcttcgatatatttttccttttctataatatttttattgtatgTGATTGCTTCGTCATATCTTAAGGTTGCTCGTATCGGtttgattgattttacTGTTTTTACAGCTGCGATCAGCAGTATTCGTTTCTTTGACCTTGGAGGTTCTAAACTACGcatattctttgtattccATGTGTCTCGTGATACCTCAAtttcagtttcattatcttctaatgatcttttcttgctaTTGGTAGTAGCGGAGATATTAGAGTCATCCATACCACCCAAACTGGAATTAGTTTGACGAGAATTGATCGGGGGAAGTTCTTTAAATGGGTCAGGGAATTCGGTAGTATGTATTGGAGGTAGATCAGGGAGAGGGAGATCAGCGATAATAGATTCCTCGATATTCTGTTCGGGACGAGTAACTGGTGTTTTTATAGGGGAAATATGGTGCGATGAGTCCTTTTTCAGTGGATAAGCATCGATTGAAGGTGGACGGTGTTTGGTCCTTTTCTCAGTCTCTGGATCACTTATCTGCAAATCAGTTTTGTTGCTGGTACCACCCAAACTGGGTATCGTCACGCCCTTATAGTCAGCATCAATGTCACTTTGTGAGTCTGAGTCACCGAAATCATTAGATGTATTGGCTTGATACGAATGTTGTGTGTCGGGTTTGAACAAAGGAGTAAGTAGAGGAACATCTGATTTATTTATACCACCCGAACCGGTACTGTCGTTAGCAGCAATTTTTGGGATGCTAGATCTCTTCTTAGACGGAAGAATATTAGATTCAGATATGTTTGGATCAACTTCTCTGGGTGCTCGAGTCTTGGTTTTAGAAATAGGCGTTGATTCTTCAGTATGAGTTAAAGGAGGTGGGGAGTCAGTGGGGATTGGTACTTTTGGAAGTACATTTCGTTGGTGGTCAGGATTCAATTCAATGTCAGATTGATAGTCATGGTCGGATTCTATGTTGAGATCATTTGATTGTTGGATCTCATTTGACGCAATGAACGATTGATAAGAAGCAGTTAAACGATTCAAATCGTCATCGAAGGT
The DNA window shown above is from Saccharomyces mikatae IFO 1815 strain IFO1815 genome assembly, chromosome: 6 and carries:
- the MSP1 gene encoding protein-degrading AAA family ATPase MSP1 (similar to Saccharomyces cerevisiae MSP1 (YGR028W); ancestral locus Anc_4.166); the encoded protein is MSRRFDLKTVTDLSVLVGTGISLYYLISRLLNDVESGPLSGKSKESKAKQTLQWEKLVKRSPGLAEVTLDAYERTILSSIVTPEEINITFQDIGGLDPLISDLHESVIYPLMMPEVYSNSPLLQAPSGVLLHGPPGCGKTMLAKALAKESGANFISIRMSSIMDKWYGESNKIVDAMFSLANKLQPCIVFIDEIDSFLRERSSTDHEVTATLKAEFMTLWDGLLNNGRVMIIGATNRINDIDDAFLRRLPKRFLVSLPGSDQRYKILSVLLKDTALDEDDFDLQVIAENTKGFSGSDLKELCREAALDAAKEYIKLKRQLIDNGTIDINDTSSLKIRPLKTKDFTKKLRLDVVNTLSSQPLD
- the SMKI06G0720 gene encoding uncharacterized protein gives rise to the protein MLAHANAQTIRYSLKKNTITYFNESDVDWSSATNYQCPDCLIGKSTKHRHIKGSRLKYQNSYEPFQYLHTDIFGPVHNLPKSAPSYFISFTDEKTKFRWVYPLHDRREDSILDVFTTILAFIKNQFQSNVLVIQMDRGSEYTNKTLHKFLEKNGITPCYTTTADSRAHGIAERLNRTLLDDCRTQLQCSGLPNHLWFSAVEFSTIVRNSLASPKSKKSARQHAGLAGLDISTLLPFGQPVIVNNHNPDSKIHPRGITGYALHPSRNSYGYIIYLPSLKKTVDTTNYVILQGKESRLDQFNYDALTFDDDLNRLTASYQSFIASNEIQQSNDLNIESDHDYQSDIELNPDHQRNVLPKVPIPTDSPPPLTHTEESTPISKTKTRAPREVDPNISESNILPSKKRSSIPKIAANDSTGSGGINKSDVPLLTPLFKPDTQHSYQANTSNDFGDSDSQSDIDADYKGVTIPSLGGTSNKTDLQISDPETEKRTKHRPPSIDAYPLKKDSSHHISPIKTPVTRPEQNIEESIIADLPLPDLPPIHTTEFPDPFKELPPINSRQTNSSLGGMDDSNISATTNSKKRSLEDNETEIEVSRDTWNTKNMRSLEPPRSKKRILLIAAVKTVKSIKPIRATLRYDEAITYNKNIIEKEKYIEAYQKEINQLLKMNTWDTDRYYDREDIDPKRVINSMFIFNKKRDGTHKARFVARGDVQHPDTYDSGMQSNTVHHYALMTSLSLALDNDYFITQLDISSAYLYADIKEELYIRPPPHLRMNNKLIRLRKSLYGLKQSGANWYETIKSYLIQQCNMKEVRGWSCVFKNSQLTICLFVDDMILFSKDLNANKKVIEKLKRQYDTKIINLGEDNDEIQYDILGLEIKYKRGKYMKLGMENSLTEKLPKINVPLNPKGKKLAAPGQPGLYIDQEELELEEDDYKMKVHEMQKLIGLASYVGYKFRFDLLYYINTLAQHILFPSKQVLDMTYELIQFIWDTRDRQLIWHKSKSTKPANNLVVISDASYGNQPYYKSQIGNVFLLNGKVIGGKSTKASLTCTSTTEAEIHAISESVPLLNNLSYLVQELNKKPITKGLLTDSKSTISIVMSKNEEKFRNRFFGTKAMRLRDEVSGNNLHVCYIETKKNIADVLTKPLPIKTFKLLTNKWIH
- the ERV1 gene encoding flavin-linked sulfhydryl oxidase (similar to Saccharomyces cerevisiae ERV1 (YGR029W); ancestral locus Anc_4.167), with the translated sequence MTDNPPQEGLSGRKIIYDKDGKPCRSCNTLLDFQYVTGKISKGIKNLSSNGTLGNTAAVTGASLDLIPGSRTYQKIDPPDVEKLGRASWTLLHSAAANYPAKPTDQQKGEMKQFLNIFSHIYPCNWCAKDFEKYIRENAPQVESREELGKWMCEAHNKVNVKLRKPKFDCNFWEKRWKDGWDE